One genomic region from Homalodisca vitripennis isolate AUS2020 chromosome 6, UT_GWSS_2.1, whole genome shotgun sequence encodes:
- the LOC124365381 gene encoding uncharacterized protein LOC124365381: MALAFQLSHVNTIKNGRGVILDLLFSSNHSLIVSSALDSILPQESAHPALSCEIPIVKISSKHMGSIRDFRRCNIEKIFNELYHALGPVSFHFPDVIESFNNFVNTIHGIVVRNTPLKKTGKSRFPCWFSPELKDLVIGKKICHKRFKTTSSPNDHIEFSRLRDLCKELSSQCFSNYIDYVNGMIPLNIRAFWSFVDSVKGSTESADTYYLDNSSASSPEGICNLFAKHFSSVYNSSPGPIPQYHYLSEINISSCVLTEGDVERKLASLDPFKGTGPDEIPPMVLKHCSALLAPHLTVLFNKLLEQGIFSDSLKSSYVVPIHKSSTLTNVRNYRPIVIQPVLGKIFEPLVLDRISFAFRSTLIHEQHGFTPVITFHRSSAPILFDYILNNSALIRETSIRDLGIVISHSLGPESHIDAITTKASRKLGFLIRTSRSGLSVAAMKFIFTALVRPAVADRLPSASSDQVPSHFLPS; the protein is encoded by the exons ATGGCACTCGCTTTTCAGCTGTCACATGTTAACACTATCAAGAATGGGCGTGGAGTTATTTTGGACTTGCTCTTTAGTTCCAACCATTCACTAATTGTATCTTCCGCTCTCGATTCTATATTACCACAGGAATCTGCCCATCCTGCTTTATCCTGTGAAATCCCGATAGTCAAGATATCGTCTAAACATATGGGTTCAATTCGAGACTTTCGACGCTGCAACATTGAGAAGATCTTCAATGAACTTTACCATGCATTGGGTCCTGTTTCCTTCCATTTTCCGGATGTCATTGAGTCTTTCAACAACTTTGTCAATACCATTCATGGAATCGTAGTAAGGAATACACCTTTAAAGAAAACCGGTAAATCAAGATTCCCTTGCTGGTTCTCACCGGAGTTGAAGGACTTAGTAATTGGAAAGAAAATTTGTCACAAAAGGTTCAAAACTACTTCCAGCCCTAATGACCACATCGAATTTAGTCGTCTTAGAGATCTTTGCAAAGAGTTAAGCTCTCAGTGTTTCAGTAACTATATCGATTATGTTAATGGTATGATCCCTCTTAACATCAGAGCTTTTTGGAGTTTCGTTGACAGTGTCAAGGGTTCAACGGAATCTGCGGACACCTACTACCTGGATAACAGCTCGGCGTCGTCGCCAGAAGGCATCTGTAACCTTTTCGCCAAGCATTTTTCTTCCGTTTATAACTCGTCTCCAGGTCCCATTCCTCAATACCATTATCTTTCGgagattaatatttcttcttgTGTTCTCACTGAGGGTGACGTAGAGCGTAAACTTGCTTCTCTTGACCCTTTCAAGGGAACCGGTCCTGATGAGATACCACCGATGGTTTTGAAGCATTGTAGTGCCCTACTTGCACCTCACCTTACTGTGCTTTTCAATAAACTTCTGGAGCAGGGAATCTTTTCTGATAGCCTGAAGTCCAGTTACGTGGTTCCTATCCACAAATCATCTACGCTGACTAATGTTCGTAACTATCGGCCCATTGTTATTCAGCCTGTCCTGGGCAAGATTTTTGAGCCTCTCGTACTTGATCGCATTAGTTTTGCCTTCAGGAGTACTCTTATTCATGAGCAGCACGGCTTCACACCTG TCATCACCTTTCACCGTTCCTCCGCTCCTATACTGTTTGATTACATACTCAATAACTCTGCTCTCATTCGTGAAACTTCTATTAGAGATCTTGGAATCGTAATCTCCCACAGTCTTGGCCCTGAATCCCACATTGATGCCATCACCACTAAAGCCTCTCGTAAACTGGGATTTCTGATCAGAACTTCAAGAAGCGGACTGAGTGTTGCAGCTATGAAGTTTATCTTTACTGCTCTGGTGAG ACCTGCTGTGGCGGATCGACTTCCGAGTGCCTCATCAGACCAGGTCCCTTCACACTTTCTGCCGTCGTGA